A region of Flavobacterium indicum GPTSA100-9 = DSM 17447 DNA encodes the following proteins:
- the alaS gene encoding alanine--tRNA ligase, producing the protein MKSQDIRKAYLDFFKSKDHLIVPSAPIVLKDDPTLMFNNSGMAQFKEFFLGNGTPKSPRIADTQKCLRVSGKHNDLEDVGFDTYHHTMFEMLGNWSFGDYFKKEALAWAWEFLTEVLKLDKDRLYVSVFEGNPAENVPFDQEAFDIWKQYVSEDRIILGNKKDNFWEMGDQGPCGPCSEIHIDLRTDAERNAVSGRELVNADHPQVVEIWNNVFMEFNRKADGSLEKLPAQHVDTGMGFERLCMAMQNVTSNYDTDVFTPLIAKVSAITGLKYTNNEVKDISEEQNKINIAIRVIVDHVRAVAFAIADGQLPSNTGAGYVIRRILRRAIRYGFTFLGTKEPFINQLVEVLANQMGEFFPEIKSQQQLVTNVIREEEASFLRTLEQGLQLLDKVVAETSGKEVSGEKVFELYDTFGFPKDLTALILKEKGYSFNETEFEKELEKQKARSRAASEVTTDDWKVLIDGNVEIFVGYDQTENNVKITRIRKVDSKKDGVLFQIVLDATPFYPEGGGQVGDKGTLVSANETIEIIDTKKENNLILHFAKQLPENVEAGFVAKVNTDLRTSTSKNHSATHLMHLALRSILGTHVEQKGSLVNPNYLRFDFSHFSKVTDEELRQVEARVNQQIEAQLQLQEYRNIPIQEALDKGAMALFGEKYGDTVRMIEFGDSKELCGGIHVKNTADIWHFKIISEGAVAAGIRRIEAITGDAVKAFYKNQENTLAEIKEVLKNPQDVIKSVASLQEDNAKLKKQIEQLIKEKAKNLKGELASQIQTINGVDFLAVQVDLDANGAKDLAYELGQNKDNLFLVLATVNDEKPMLTCYVSKELVEAKGLNAGQVVRELGKYIQGGGGGQAFFATAGGKNSAGVKEALEKAVDFVK; encoded by the coding sequence ATGAAGTCACAAGACATTCGTAAAGCGTATTTAGATTTTTTTAAAAGTAAGGACCACTTAATTGTTCCTTCTGCACCAATTGTTTTAAAAGACGATCCAACCCTAATGTTTAATAACTCGGGGATGGCGCAGTTCAAAGAATTTTTCTTAGGAAACGGAACACCAAAAAGTCCACGTATCGCCGACACACAAAAATGTCTTCGTGTTTCAGGAAAGCATAATGATTTAGAAGATGTAGGTTTTGATACGTACCACCACACCATGTTTGAAATGTTAGGAAACTGGTCGTTTGGCGATTATTTCAAAAAAGAAGCCTTGGCTTGGGCTTGGGAATTTTTAACGGAAGTATTGAAGTTAGACAAAGACCGTTTGTATGTTTCGGTTTTTGAAGGAAATCCAGCAGAGAACGTTCCGTTTGACCAAGAGGCATTTGATATTTGGAAGCAATACGTTTCAGAAGACCGTATTATCTTAGGTAATAAAAAAGACAACTTCTGGGAAATGGGCGACCAAGGTCCGTGTGGTCCATGTTCGGAAATTCATATCGATTTAAGAACTGACGCTGAAAGAAATGCTGTTTCAGGAAGAGAATTAGTGAATGCTGATCATCCGCAGGTTGTGGAAATTTGGAACAACGTATTTATGGAATTCAACCGTAAAGCTGATGGTTCATTAGAAAAATTACCTGCCCAACACGTGGATACGGGTATGGGATTTGAGCGTTTGTGTATGGCCATGCAAAATGTAACTTCGAATTATGATACCGATGTTTTCACGCCACTAATTGCTAAAGTTTCAGCAATTACAGGATTAAAATACACCAATAACGAAGTTAAAGATATTTCAGAAGAGCAAAATAAAATCAACATTGCCATTCGTGTAATTGTAGACCACGTGCGTGCGGTGGCGTTTGCTATTGCCGACGGTCAGTTGCCTTCGAATACAGGTGCGGGTTATGTAATTCGTCGTATTTTACGTCGTGCCATTCGTTATGGATTTACATTTTTAGGAACCAAAGAACCTTTTATCAATCAATTAGTTGAGGTATTGGCGAATCAAATGGGTGAATTTTTCCCTGAGATTAAATCGCAACAACAATTGGTTACGAATGTAATTCGCGAAGAAGAAGCGTCTTTCTTAAGAACTTTGGAGCAAGGTTTACAATTATTAGATAAAGTAGTTGCTGAAACATCAGGAAAAGAAGTTTCGGGTGAAAAAGTATTCGAATTGTACGATACTTTTGGTTTCCCCAAAGACTTAACGGCTTTGATTTTAAAAGAAAAAGGCTATTCATTTAATGAAACTGAATTTGAAAAAGAATTAGAAAAACAAAAAGCACGTTCTCGTGCGGCTTCAGAAGTAACGACTGATGACTGGAAAGTTCTAATTGATGGAAACGTGGAAATATTCGTGGGTTATGACCAAACGGAAAACAACGTTAAAATCACTAGAATTCGAAAAGTAGATTCTAAAAAAGATGGGGTTTTATTCCAAATTGTATTAGATGCAACTCCTTTTTATCCAGAAGGTGGTGGACAAGTAGGTGATAAAGGAACCTTAGTTTCGGCAAACGAAACCATCGAAATTATCGATACGAAAAAAGAAAACAACTTAATTCTTCACTTCGCTAAACAACTTCCTGAGAATGTGGAAGCTGGATTTGTAGCAAAAGTAAATACCGATTTAAGAACTTCGACTTCTAAAAATCACTCGGCTACGCATTTAATGCATTTGGCTTTGAGAAGTATTTTAGGAACACACGTAGAACAAAAAGGTTCATTAGTAAATCCGAATTATTTACGTTTCGATTTTTCTCATTTCTCTAAAGTTACTGATGAAGAATTGCGTCAAGTGGAAGCTCGTGTGAATCAACAAATTGAAGCACAGTTACAATTACAAGAGTACAGAAATATTCCAATCCAAGAAGCTTTAGACAAAGGAGCAATGGCTTTATTTGGAGAAAAATATGGTGATACGGTTCGTATGATTGAATTCGGCGACAGCAAAGAGCTTTGTGGTGGAATTCACGTGAAAAATACCGCGGATATTTGGCATTTCAAAATCATTTCTGAAGGAGCTGTTGCAGCAGGAATTCGACGTATTGAAGCGATTACGGGTGATGCTGTTAAAGCGTTCTATAAAAATCAAGAAAACACGTTAGCGGAAATTAAAGAAGTATTGAAAAACCCTCAAGATGTTATAAAATCAGTAGCTTCATTACAAGAGGATAATGCGAAATTGAAAAAACAAATTGAGCAATTAATAAAAGAAAAGGCAAAAAACCTTAAAGGGGAATTGGCTTCTCAAATACAAACTATTAATGGTGTTGATTTCTTAGCTGTTCAAGTGGATTTAGATGCTAATGGAGCAAAAGATTTAGCGTATGAATTAGGTCAAAATAAAGACAATTTATTCTTGGTTTTAGCAACCGTGAATGATGAAAAACCTATGTTGACTTGTTATGTGTCAAAAGAATTAGTTGAAGCTAAAGGCTTAAATGCAGGTCAAGTTGTGCGCGAACTTGGAAAATACATTCAAGGTGGCGGTGGTGGTCAAGCCTTTTTTGCAACTGCTGGAGGTAAAAATTCAGCAGGCGTGAAAGAAGCATTGGAAAAAGCTGTTGATTTTGTGAAGTAA
- a CDS encoding ABC transporter ATP-binding protein has protein sequence MNLLYIYLKKHYKLLAVALFMAALNICFSLSDSVITGKLMQDCGVGIAKYKGNEIGFIKSVGFWLSLSVLIAMISRITKNFQDYFTNIVIQRTGAAMYTDGIKKSLDLPFAQFEDQRSGETLNKLQKVRIDSEKLINLSISLVFQTVVGFIFVFIYIARIDVKIALIFIVTAPIIGLVSSYLGKKIKEVSKTIVRQTNALAGATTESLRNIELVKSLGLTHQEENRLNLNTLKILKLELQKIRYIRSLSFIQGTTVHFMRTLVVFTLYYFVFQGKIVVGDLLTMTFFTFFIFNPLQEMSQFIIVKNETKVSLDNFKNLLEKESEYKPSNPTKIGTIEKLSFNNVSFQHQSANFKAVEHISFDIKKGETVAFVGPSGSGKTTLVKLLVGLYKPIDGTISYNDVDEKEVDLIELRKQLGFVTQDAQLFSGTIKENLLFVKPNATDEELLHALEQASCQNLLKRAENGLDTTIGEGGIKVSGGEKQRLSIARAILRHPNLLIFDEATSALDSITEEAINETIKSISNQERITVLIAHRLSTIMHADKIFVLEKGNIIEQGKHQDLVDSKGLYYAMWRQQIGERK, from the coding sequence ATGAACCTATTATACATTTATCTTAAAAAACATTATAAATTATTAGCCGTTGCTCTATTCATGGCCGCTTTAAACATTTGTTTTAGTTTAAGCGATTCAGTTATTACCGGTAAATTAATGCAAGATTGTGGAGTGGGAATAGCCAAATACAAAGGAAATGAAATTGGTTTTATTAAATCTGTTGGATTTTGGCTTAGTCTCTCTGTTTTAATTGCCATGATTTCAAGAATTACTAAAAATTTTCAAGATTATTTTACCAATATTGTCATTCAACGAACAGGTGCGGCTATGTATACTGATGGTATAAAAAAATCATTAGATTTACCTTTTGCCCAATTTGAGGACCAACGCAGTGGGGAAACATTAAATAAGTTACAAAAAGTTAGAATTGATTCTGAAAAATTAATCAACCTCTCTATTTCACTCGTATTTCAAACGGTTGTTGGTTTCATTTTTGTTTTCATTTATATTGCTCGTATCGATGTTAAAATTGCACTCATTTTTATAGTTACGGCTCCAATAATTGGCTTAGTAAGTTCGTATTTAGGTAAAAAAATAAAAGAAGTTTCCAAAACAATTGTAAGACAAACCAATGCATTAGCAGGTGCCACTACTGAAAGTTTACGCAATATTGAATTGGTTAAAAGTTTAGGCTTAACCCATCAAGAAGAAAACCGATTAAATCTTAATACACTAAAGATACTCAAACTAGAGCTTCAAAAAATTCGTTACATCCGAAGTTTAAGCTTCATCCAAGGGACAACCGTACATTTCATGCGAACTTTAGTAGTTTTCACTTTGTATTATTTTGTATTTCAAGGTAAAATTGTAGTCGGTGATTTATTAACAATGACGTTTTTTACTTTCTTTATTTTCAATCCTTTACAAGAAATGAGTCAATTTATCATTGTGAAAAATGAAACGAAAGTTTCCTTAGACAATTTTAAAAATTTACTTGAAAAAGAATCGGAATACAAACCGTCTAATCCAACTAAGATTGGAACCATTGAAAAATTAAGTTTCAACAATGTAAGTTTCCAACACCAATCTGCTAATTTTAAAGCGGTTGAACATATTTCGTTTGATATTAAAAAAGGTGAAACGGTTGCATTTGTTGGACCGTCTGGATCTGGCAAAACCACCTTAGTAAAATTACTTGTTGGACTTTATAAACCCATCGACGGTACCATTTCTTATAACGATGTAGATGAAAAAGAAGTCGATTTAATTGAATTAAGAAAGCAATTAGGCTTTGTTACTCAAGATGCACAATTATTTTCGGGAACAATTAAAGAAAATTTATTGTTTGTAAAACCCAATGCCACTGACGAAGAGTTGCTTCACGCCTTGGAGCAAGCCAGTTGTCAAAATTTATTAAAACGTGCCGAAAACGGATTAGATACTACAATTGGAGAAGGTGGAATTAAAGTTTCAGGCGGTGAAAAACAACGCCTTTCTATTGCAAGGGCAATTTTAAGACACCCGAATTTATTGATATTTGACGAAGCCACTTCAGCGTTAGATTCCATTACTGAAGAAGCGATCAATGAAACCATTAAATCCATTTCCAATCAAGAACGCATTACCGTTTTAATTGCGCATCGATTATCCACTATCATGCATGCCGATAAAATCTTTGTATTAGAAAAAGGAAACATTATAGAGCAAGGTAAACACCAAGATTTAGTAGACAGCAAAGGCTTGTATTATGCCATGTGGAGACAACAAATTGGAGAACGAAAATAA
- a CDS encoding MerR family transcriptional regulator, translated as MQLNLPEKRYYSIGELAKAFDVNASLIRFWDKEFDEINPKKNAKGDRMFRPDDVKTLQLIYHLVKERGFTLEGAKVHLKENKKKSLDKFEIIAKLEGVKRQLLDLKKEL; from the coding sequence ATGCAATTGAATTTACCAGAAAAAAGATATTACAGTATAGGCGAATTAGCAAAAGCTTTTGACGTCAATGCTTCTTTAATTCGATTTTGGGATAAAGAATTTGATGAAATCAATCCGAAAAAGAATGCAAAGGGCGATCGTATGTTTAGACCTGATGATGTGAAAACCTTGCAATTAATTTATCACCTCGTGAAAGAGCGTGGGTTTACACTAGAAGGTGCCAAAGTACATTTGAAAGAAAACAAAAAGAAGAGTTTAGATAAATTTGAAATTATTGCTAAACTTGAAGGAGTAAAAAGGCAATTATTAGATTTAAAGAAAGAGTTATAA
- a CDS encoding outer membrane protein assembly factor BamB family protein, translating to MKKMTSMVMLSLSLLTTLPATAQFGKLLDKVKGGGGQKKSGSFATVWESEFDNKASRLALTDGSGKYIIGTDDNSATVLNAEGKLIWSGDFKKITTNGTNKCEYQYTIWKDDGGYLFLFDERKMGTDRVAVIDIATGKELWNSELYQNLIPKGTKSEDGADEGELETVKYIRELDAFLISQKASVILVKANTGEKVWETNRFKGGVGKYIYDASRNEIVMINFKPTALGALFAGFKNQLVKLNAKNGEILWENTFMGTIEKELVTRRAIVDMWIKGDKIYMYLNGLQVYNINNGTKLWESIYENDMDGGGFFAGTREKKYYRTIADPVFTDDAVYIVIFANRDRAKYVEKHDINSGKLLWTSEKITGAFSMPNLYRAGGKILLQIGGKVQVQEYRWETKSSPYGGSYKERVPYIYWDYKAQKNGVLAIDDVTGQTSWRSEKFDKRITDLIIEGQQSVFVGDGDQFYGYDIASGKQLFDVKHNDAGVGRATDVIDFGDKVVVLSEKGLAAYNKKDGSRAYNTDKIKGVDFFYEIGGNYYLRDQRGGKNIIYGIDMTTGETKGSVQSKGKGGSPQYGSGIDITTDGEFIFAFKGKKVEKIKVNN from the coding sequence ATGAAAAAAATGACTTCAATGGTAATGTTGTCTTTAAGTTTGTTAACGACATTACCGGCAACAGCACAATTTGGGAAATTATTAGATAAAGTAAAAGGAGGTGGCGGTCAAAAAAAATCTGGCAGTTTTGCCACAGTTTGGGAGTCAGAATTTGATAATAAAGCTTCCCGATTAGCATTGACAGATGGTTCTGGAAAATATATCATTGGAACTGATGATAATTCAGCTACTGTTTTAAATGCAGAAGGTAAATTAATTTGGAGTGGTGATTTTAAAAAAATTACAACTAATGGTACTAATAAATGTGAATACCAATATACCATTTGGAAAGATGATGGAGGATATTTATTTTTATTTGATGAAAGAAAAATGGGTACCGATAGAGTAGCTGTAATTGATATTGCAACAGGTAAGGAATTATGGAATTCTGAGTTGTATCAAAATTTAATTCCAAAAGGGACAAAATCCGAAGATGGTGCTGATGAAGGCGAACTTGAAACAGTAAAGTACATTAGAGAATTAGATGCTTTTTTAATTTCGCAAAAAGCTTCTGTAATTTTGGTAAAAGCTAATACGGGTGAAAAAGTATGGGAAACCAATCGTTTTAAAGGAGGAGTCGGTAAGTACATCTATGATGCTTCAAGAAACGAAATTGTAATGATTAATTTCAAACCAACAGCTTTAGGTGCATTATTTGCTGGATTTAAAAATCAATTGGTTAAATTGAATGCAAAAAATGGAGAAATACTTTGGGAAAATACTTTTATGGGAACTATTGAAAAAGAACTAGTTACTCGAAGAGCCATTGTTGATATGTGGATTAAAGGCGATAAAATATACATGTATTTAAATGGTTTGCAAGTATATAATATCAATAATGGAACAAAATTATGGGAGTCTATCTATGAAAATGATATGGACGGCGGAGGCTTCTTTGCTGGGACAAGAGAAAAAAAATATTATAGAACAATAGCAGATCCCGTTTTTACGGATGATGCTGTATATATAGTAATTTTTGCCAATAGAGATAGAGCAAAATATGTTGAAAAACACGATATAAACTCGGGTAAATTACTTTGGACGTCAGAAAAAATTACCGGTGCTTTCAGTATGCCAAATCTATATCGTGCAGGCGGAAAAATACTACTGCAAATTGGTGGAAAAGTTCAAGTGCAAGAGTACAGATGGGAAACAAAAAGTAGTCCGTATGGAGGTTCTTATAAAGAACGTGTTCCTTATATTTATTGGGATTATAAAGCGCAAAAAAATGGTGTGTTAGCTATAGATGATGTAACCGGACAAACTTCTTGGAGATCTGAGAAATTTGACAAACGTATAACTGATCTAATTATTGAAGGTCAACAATCTGTTTTTGTTGGTGATGGTGACCAGTTTTATGGATACGATATTGCTTCAGGAAAACAATTGTTTGATGTAAAACACAACGATGCAGGTGTGGGAAGAGCAACCGATGTAATTGATTTTGGAGATAAAGTGGTAGTACTTTCAGAGAAAGGTTTGGCTGCTTACAATAAAAAAGATGGGTCAAGAGCCTATAATACGGATAAAATTAAAGGTGTAGATTTCTTCTATGAAATTGGAGGTAATTATTATTTAAGAGACCAAAGAGGAGGGAAAAATATCATATATGGAATTGACATGACTACTGGTGAAACTAAAGGTTCTGTTCAATCGAAAGGAAAGGGTGGAAGTCCTCAATATGGTAGCGGTATTGATATTACAACTGACGGAGAATTTATTTTCGCATTCAAAGGAAAAAAAGTTGAAAAAATTAAAGTGAATAATTAA
- a CDS encoding RidA family protein translates to MLKKEYIGPNAGFSQVVKVETTETTTLYISGQIGTGSNLEEQSITTFKNLEALLHQCQATFKDVVKMNTYIVNFNPEIDLPIFRKVRASFLGDSDFPASTLVGVPVLGNREWLIEIEAIAVLNKQ, encoded by the coding sequence ATGTTAAAAAAGGAATACATCGGTCCAAATGCCGGATTTTCGCAAGTTGTTAAAGTTGAAACAACGGAAACCACTACCCTTTATATTTCGGGTCAAATAGGTACGGGTAGCAACTTAGAAGAACAAAGTATAACAACTTTTAAAAATTTAGAAGCATTACTTCACCAATGTCAGGCAACATTTAAAGATGTGGTTAAAATGAATACGTACATTGTAAATTTCAATCCAGAAATTGATTTACCAATATTTAGAAAAGTACGTGCTTCTTTTTTAGGAGATTCCGACTTCCCTGCTAGTACTCTAGTGGGTGTTCCCGTTTTAGGAAATCGTGAATGGTTAATTGAAATAGAGGCAATTGCTGTATTAAATAAGCAATAA
- a CDS encoding M23 family metallopeptidase, producing the protein MAKVKYYYDSEKLAFKRIIPKKRKKLGMALLFLLSAALFGFLCFFILANTSFFETPKSKLQARELETMKLNYKLLTNKVQLMDEALTAIEDRDNNLYRVYFNSSPINEEERRAGLGGVNRYKDLEGFNNSDLIINSSKKVDEIMKALAIQSNSLDDITKLAKQKEKLLAAIPAIQPVKNEDLRQMASGFGYRSDPFTKIRKFHKGMDFSAKTGTPIYATGDGIVRKADASLSGYGNHIEITHGYGYMTLYAHLSKYKVRAGQRVKRGDIIGYVGSTGRSEAPHLHYEVHKNGEVVNPLNFYYGSISAKEYVLLAKLANQENQSLD; encoded by the coding sequence ATGGCGAAGGTAAAATATTATTACGATTCAGAAAAATTAGCGTTCAAAAGAATTATCCCTAAAAAGAGAAAAAAATTAGGTATGGCGTTATTGTTTTTGTTATCAGCTGCCTTGTTTGGATTTTTGTGTTTTTTTATACTCGCTAATACTTCGTTCTTTGAGACTCCTAAATCAAAATTACAAGCTAGGGAGCTAGAAACCATGAAATTGAATTACAAATTATTGACCAATAAAGTACAATTAATGGACGAAGCTTTGACGGCTATTGAAGACCGAGACAACAATTTGTATCGGGTGTATTTTAACAGTTCTCCCATAAATGAAGAAGAACGCAGAGCGGGTTTGGGCGGCGTGAATCGGTATAAAGACTTAGAAGGATTTAACAATAGTGATTTAATTATTAATTCCTCTAAAAAAGTAGATGAAATTATGAAGGCTTTAGCTATTCAATCGAACTCACTAGATGATATTACCAAATTAGCGAAGCAAAAGGAAAAATTATTAGCTGCCATTCCGGCCATTCAACCGGTTAAAAACGAAGATTTGCGACAAATGGCCTCTGGATTTGGATACCGAAGTGATCCATTTACCAAAATTAGGAAGTTCCATAAAGGCATGGATTTTTCGGCCAAAACGGGTACACCTATTTATGCAACAGGTGATGGTATAGTTCGAAAAGCTGACGCTTCCTTATCCGGTTACGGCAATCATATTGAAATTACCCATGGATACGGATACATGACCTTATATGCCCATTTGAGTAAATATAAAGTTAGAGCAGGCCAACGTGTAAAACGTGGAGATATCATTGGTTATGTAGGCAGTACCGGCAGAAGTGAAGCGCCTCATTTGCATTATGAAGTGCATAAAAATGGCGAAGTAGTGAATCCATTGAACTTTTACTACGGTTCCATTTCGGCTAAAGAATATGTATTGTTAGCTAAATTAGCAAATCAAGAAAATCAGTCGTTGGATTAA
- a CDS encoding PLDc N-terminal domain-containing protein: MKFDIVKTSFWLTFALSLTGALLKLQKLEFSGVFMTLGILALITFIVSCLLEINESKTIDSTERFMWTIGFVFFWFITAIVYIISGRKRILKQTNIKN; the protein is encoded by the coding sequence ATGAAATTTGATATTGTAAAAACCAGCTTTTGGTTAACATTTGCACTTTCTTTAACTGGTGCGCTATTAAAGTTGCAGAAATTAGAATTTTCAGGTGTGTTTATGACCTTAGGCATTCTAGCTTTAATCACTTTTATTGTATCCTGCTTGCTTGAAATAAATGAATCCAAAACTATTGATAGTACCGAAAGGTTTATGTGGACAATAGGCTTTGTCTTCTTTTGGTTCATTACCGCAATAGTCTATATAATAAGTGGAAGAAAACGAATTTTAAAACAAACAAATATAAAAAATTAA
- a CDS encoding YbjN domain-containing protein — translation MRTIKLTLVFIAFLLTSFVSHAQKLVTANEVTPQFLKETFDNAYIEVLEVKDTYIKVKDTYTIFLDIDAKKRFVTLSGTYNIKAGANKTDVMNLVNKINSEVALIKVYYSESSNTITYYYYFWTEGGFTQKSLIGSLKLYKEALNLSLDKDTGMLIQ, via the coding sequence ATGAGAACGATTAAATTAACCCTTGTTTTTATTGCTTTTTTACTTACTTCATTTGTGTCTCATGCACAGAAATTAGTAACAGCCAACGAAGTAACACCTCAATTTTTAAAAGAGACATTTGATAATGCTTACATTGAAGTGTTGGAAGTAAAAGATACGTATATTAAAGTAAAAGATACGTATACTATTTTTCTTGATATTGATGCTAAAAAACGATTTGTTACCCTTTCTGGAACTTACAACATTAAGGCAGGAGCTAATAAAACAGATGTGATGAATTTGGTGAATAAAATCAATTCTGAAGTTGCCTTAATAAAAGTATATTATTCAGAATCTTCAAATACAATTACCTATTACTACTATTTCTGGACAGAAGGTGGATTTACACAAAAATCATTGATAGGGTCTTTAAAATTATATAAAGAAGCTTTGAATTTAAGTTTGGATAAGGATACAGGCATGTTAATCCAATAA
- a CDS encoding GSCFA domain-containing protein, with protein MQFSTKIPLNDINFTIDYNSKILLLGSCFSENIGNKFKYFKFQTEINPFGIIFNVVSLEKLLNRVVHKLYFTEKDLFYHNDLWHCFEVHSELSHPNKEIFLEQLNEKISTTHHAILELTHCFITLGTSWVYENRTTNNVVANCHKVPQKQFKKVLLSSEQNGVSLKKIVALISSINPKVNFIFTVSPVRHIKDGFFENNVSKGNLFSALHQSFNFNETKVVYFPSYEIVMDELRDYRFYEKDMLHPNQLAIDYVWERFSECCFSTATCQFMKEIDAIQKSLSHRPLNPTTEAHQLFLDKITVKIEKIKTKLSHLQF; from the coding sequence ATGCAATTTTCAACCAAAATTCCCCTTAATGATATAAATTTTACCATCGATTATAATTCGAAGATTTTATTATTAGGTTCTTGTTTTTCGGAGAATATTGGAAACAAATTTAAGTATTTTAAATTTCAAACTGAAATTAATCCCTTTGGAATCATTTTTAATGTGGTTTCTTTAGAAAAGTTACTGAACAGAGTTGTACATAAATTATATTTTACTGAAAAGGATCTTTTTTATCATAATGATTTATGGCATTGTTTTGAGGTACATTCTGAACTTTCACATCCAAATAAAGAAATCTTTCTTGAACAACTTAATGAAAAAATTAGCACTACACATCACGCTATTCTTGAACTTACACATTGTTTTATAACACTTGGGACTTCGTGGGTTTATGAAAATAGAACTACCAACAATGTGGTTGCTAATTGTCATAAGGTTCCACAAAAGCAATTCAAAAAAGTGCTGCTTTCATCCGAGCAAAATGGTGTAAGTTTAAAAAAAATTGTAGCGTTAATTTCATCTATTAATCCTAAGGTAAATTTTATATTTACCGTTTCTCCTGTTCGTCATATAAAAGATGGTTTTTTTGAGAACAATGTGAGTAAAGGAAATCTGTTTTCGGCATTGCATCAATCCTTCAATTTTAATGAAACAAAGGTTGTTTATTTTCCTTCGTACGAAATAGTAATGGATGAATTGAGAGATTATCGTTTTTATGAAAAAGACATGTTGCATCCTAATCAATTGGCTATTGATTATGTTTGGGAACGATTTTCAGAGTGTTGTTTTTCAACTGCAACTTGCCAATTTATGAAGGAAATAGATGCTATTCAAAAAAGTTTATCGCATCGACCACTGAATCCAACTACAGAAGCACACCAGTTGTTTTTGGATAAAATAACTGTCAAAATAGAAAAGATTAAAACCAAACTTTCTCATCTACAGTTTTAA